Part of the Tidjanibacter massiliensis genome is shown below.
AAGCATAAACCTCCGGTTGCTCCTGCGTGAACAAGTCGAGAATCGCTATCATCTTTTTCGGTAGCACGCCAATTCGCCGTCCAAAAGTTTCGAAATCTGCTCTGCATGGATGCCCCGTCCGCGTATAGATATCGGAATATTCCGTTTCGGGAATCAACCCGCCTTGCAGCGCGAAATCCTCGTCCGCCACATGAATCGAAGTATTCAGCAAATCGTAGGCTGGTGCAAGCAGATAATCTCCACCGGAAGTCTGTTGCAACGAGAAGTTCTTCAGATGTGCATCACCGTTGGCAAATAGATAGTTGAAGACGACGAGTGCGAAGAATCGGCTCATCTGCACTTGCCATGCCGCAACATTGCTGCGAAGCAATGTTGCGGCATCCTCGTAGCTGCCTGTATATTTGAAATTGCGTCCATGCGTTGCGTTCGTCTTATGCGCTAACGACGAAAAGTCCTCCTGCTTGATCTTGTTACCGTCAGTGTCATAATCGAATCGTCTGGTGATATAGGCTGCCTCGCCGTTCTTGAAAAAGACCAGACCGTTTTCCGCCGTCGGAATTTTGTATACCTGCCGGGCGATTTGCATCGTCAGGTGCTCGTTGGCCGGAATCTGATTGCGGAAGCGCAGGTGTTTGTATACCGGTGCCGGTTTGATAATATAGTGTCCTTTTTCACCGACAGGGGTAAGAACGATTCTGCCATTGTCAATGACAGCAGACAATTTCTCTTGTACGCCCGATACGGAAAGCTGGTTGATGTTCTCGGCCATATCTGCGTTGTCGGCATCGTAATTGAAATCGAGACATGGAGAGACCCGCTTTCCGTCGAACAGCCGCCGCGTACACGACGGACAATATCTATCGAATCCTTCGGCCAGATGGCCGGGACAAACCGTCAATGCTTTCATATTTTCTTTACAGTTATGGCGCCGATAGTGTCGGTATGTGCCGTTGCCATGAGGAGTCCGAAGGCATCCTCCTCGTCGATTTTGAGCGTGCGACATTGGTACGCTTTGTTCGCTCCTTCGGCGAGCATGTTATAGAAGAACGGAAACAGCGTATCCGATTCGAACTCTTTTTCCCTTTTCGGAAATGAAAGGGAGATAGCTGTCTGCCGCTCGTCAGCGAGAAACGCATCATCGTAACGAAACAAATACCGTCCCTCGTCGGTCTCCGTCAGTACGCCGGCCAATATACCGTTGTTGTATATTTCTGCTTTTCTCATTTAACGACCTCCTTGACTCGTAATAGTAGTTCCAAACCGAGTGTGTCGGCGATTTTCGAGAGTGTGGCAACGGAAGGATTGCCTTTGCCCACCTCGATACTCTTGACGATACGTAAGCTCAGCCCCGTATAGTCGGCCAAATCCTGCTGGGTAAGCCCCAACAAAAAGCGCCGTTCCTTGATAATCGAATAGTCCATAGGTGCAAAATAATACCCTTTAGATGCAAACTTAATGCAAAAAGGCTTTATTTACAAATAAAAGTGTAACAAAATACACTTACGGAAGGGATTGACGCAATTATTTATTCCTTTCTACCTACTTCTTCCATTTCGTATTACTAAAATTACGCTCGTTTTCAAGCTAATTGTTCGAATCAGTCGTAACCCTGTTCATATACCAGGAATAATTAGGGACGCAAATACATACAAAATACCAGCGTCTCGGTTGAATACAATCGGATTCTGTTTATAAATCACTATATTTATAAAAACGAATCAATGATTATCCGGCTGCATACACCTTTCATCGACATATATCTGCTTTTTTGACAAGAAGAAAGGCAACCTGCGAATTATTCTTGTCAGTCGACATTCGTTTTTCTTTCCAAAGGTTCTCGTGCACGTTTACGTCTGCGGGAACCTTTTCTCTTTCAGGATATTTCATACGTCAGTTCACCCCGGGCAATGCCAGGGTATCTATAAATTAAAACCAAACTGCTATGAAATCGAACTTGAAGAACTGGGAACTATTGAAGATGCTGGAAGAGGCATCTGCCGGAGGGATTACTCTCTCTGCACCGCACGTATGGAAAGCATGCTACGGGACTTTCTGCAAACATTTGGCTAAACTTACCGACAGTCCCTGTACACCGGGACTCATGCGGGAATTGTCTCATTTGCGGGTTGAATTGGCCTCGTATGCCGAGCTTTTGAAACATATCGCCTGCGGGGAGTGCGCGACGACTTATTGTAACAAAGCCTTGCATCTGGTCGATTGCGAGCTGCACATTCTGGAGCTGCGCATCGAACATCCGGCCTTTTCCGCGCTGCCGGAAGTTGCGCCCGTTTCCCCGCTATATCTGGGCAAGGACTATTGTGCGACAGACCTGGTGGAATTGATTACCCCCTTATATGAACTCGGCTTCCTGACTACGGCAAGCGGCAGTCCGGCCAAGCTGAAAACCATCGTTCGGGCCTTTGAGACGACTTTCAATGTCCGAATGCCGAATTACGATGTGCTGCGCCACGCCGCAATCAATCGCAAACTACATCTCACGCCGCTGCTCGACCGTATGCGCGAGGTCATGCTCCGTCTCAGTCAGGAGTAAACGAAGGCCAGGGCTGTACAGACAGCCCTGTTTCCTGACAGAGAAGATGCCCCGGCGTGCCTGAAGATGACATATCCGCAATTCGATGCCCGAATTTTCTGCCGAAAGATACCTTTGCCCGAAAAAAACATGCAACAGGAAGACGACTTGCGGGGTTTGGGACAGACGATGCAATTCATGCGCGGCATCAGTCTGCTTTTCGTTCTCATCCACCTCTATTGGTATTGCCACGACTGGTTCGCCCAACAGGGATGAACGCTCGACTTGGCGGACCGTATCCTTACGAATTTCCAGCATACTACCCATCTTTTCTCTTCACCGCTCTACACGAAATTGTTCTCGGTGTTGTTTCTGGCTCTTTCCTGCCTGGGCACGACCGGTGTCCGTAGTGAGCGGATGACGTGGCGCCGCATTCTGCCGTGCGCACTCGCAGGTTCGGTCCTTTATCTGGGCAGTATGCCGCTGCTGCACACAGCCGGCAATCCCGCCGTTCTCTGCCTGGGTTATATCGTATGCGTCTGTGCGGGTTACATCTGCCTGCTTACCGCCGGTGTCTGGACCGGACGACTGCTTATCGGGGCGCCTCCCGACGACCCGTTCAATGTCGAGAACGAGAGCTTCCAACAGGAAACCCGCCTTATCGAGAACGAGTATTCCGTGAATCTGGCCACCAGCTACTACTACCGTAAACAGTGGCGGCCGGGTTGGATCAATGTCGTCAATCCCTTCCGGGCGAGCATAGTTCTGGGCACTCCCGGCTCGGGCAAAAGTTACGCCGTAGTCAATCAGTATATCAAGCAGCAAATCGAGAAAGGTTTCGCCATGTACGTTTACGACTACAAGTTTCCCGACCTCTCGCTCATCGCCTACAACCATCTGCGCCGACATCGGCACAGCTATAAAGTACAGCCCAAATTCTACGTCATCAACTTCGACGACCCGCGCCGCTCGCATCGTTGCAATCCCATCGCCGCGAAATTCATGACCGACATCTCGGACGCCTACGAATCGGCCTACACAATCATGCTTAACCTCAATAAGACGTGGATCGAAAAACAGGGCGATTTCTTCGTCGATTCGCCGATTATCCTGCTTGCGGCAATCATCTGGTTTCTCAAAATCTACAAGGACGGCCGCTACTGTACGTTTCCGCACGCCATAGAGCTGCTGAACAAACGCTACTCGGACCTGTTCATCATCCTTACGTCCTATCCGTCGTTGGAGAACTACCTCTCGCCCTTTATGGACGCCTGGAAGTCCGGCGCCCAAGACCAGTTGCAGGGTCAGATCGCTTCGGCCAAGATACCTCTTTCGCGTCTTATCTCGCCGCAACTGTACTGGGTCATGAGCGGCGAAGACTTCACGCTCGACATCAACAATCCCGACGAGCCGAAGATCCTCTGCATCGGCAACAACCCCGACCGGCAAAGCATCTACG
Proteins encoded:
- a CDS encoding type II toxin-antitoxin system HipA family toxin, which encodes MKALTVCPGHLAEGFDRYCPSCTRRLFDGKRVSPCLDFNYDADNADMAENINQLSVSGVQEKLSAVIDNGRIVLTPVGEKGHYIIKPAPVYKHLRFRNQIPANEHLTMQIARQVYKIPTAENGLVFFKNGEAAYITRRFDYDTDGNKIKQEDFSSLAHKTNATHGRNFKYTGSYEDAATLLRSNVAAWQVQMSRFFALVVFNYLFANGDAHLKNFSLQQTSGGDYLLAPAYDLLNTSIHVADEDFALQGGLIPETEYSDIYTRTGHPCRADFETFGRRIGVLPKKMIAILDLFTQEQPEVYALTDRSFLDKKVKRMYRRSYEERLSRFDRKK
- a CDS encoding HipA N-terminal domain-containing protein, with amino-acid sequence MRKAEIYNNGILAGVLTETDEGRYLFRYDDAFLADERQTAISLSFPKREKEFESDTLFPFFYNMLAEGANKAYQCRTLKIDEEDAFGLLMATAHTDTIGAITVKKI
- a CDS encoding helix-turn-helix transcriptional regulator, whose amino-acid sequence is MDYSIIKERRFLLGLTQQDLADYTGLSLRIVKSIEVGKGNPSVATLSKIADTLGLELLLRVKEVVK